In Halanaeroarchaeum sp. HSR-CO, one DNA window encodes the following:
- a CDS encoding helix-turn-helix domain-containing protein: MPGPRRDVERRLDDPEIDAAIDAAQRSGDAYLVRRLCFVKNLYAGDTLTEAAGRVGISQPTASRWTAAWNEAGVTGLEPAFGGGRPPKLSTDQRERLAHLLDTHRPLTMGQIATLVEEGFGVAYSQRHLARIIDDLVDEYGIDRPVRAERAPAGSESPADNLRAALDDLGIEDAEGTH; the protein is encoded by the coding sequence ATGCCTGGACCCCGGCGCGACGTCGAACGACGACTGGACGACCCGGAGATCGACGCGGCGATCGACGCGGCCCAGCGCTCGGGAGACGCCTACCTCGTCCGCCGGCTCTGCTTCGTCAAAAACCTCTACGCCGGCGATACGCTCACCGAGGCGGCCGGCCGGGTCGGAATCTCGCAGCCGACGGCCAGTCGATGGACTGCGGCCTGGAACGAAGCTGGCGTGACCGGACTCGAACCGGCGTTCGGCGGGGGACGACCGCCGAAACTGTCTACGGACCAGCGAGAGCGGCTCGCACATCTGCTCGACACCCATCGACCGCTCACTATGGGACAGATCGCCACGCTCGTCGAGGAGGGGTTCGGCGTCGCCTACTCGCAGCGACACCTCGCCCGAATCATCGACGACCTGGTCGATGAATACGGTATCGACCGGCCAGTGCGAGCGGAACGGGCACCAGCCGGGAGCGAATCCCCCGCGGACAATCTCCGAGCGGCACTCGACGACCTCGGGATCGAGGACGCAGAAGGTACCCACTGA